Proteins found in one Dryobates pubescens isolate bDryPub1 chromosome 1, bDryPub1.pri, whole genome shotgun sequence genomic segment:
- the LOC104305250 gene encoding alcohol dehydrogenase 1 produces MQCNCLCCFQVIRCKAAVAWAVGKPLSVEEVEVAPPKAGEVRVKMVATGICRTDENLRQGLFPNIDFPVIPGHEGAGLVESIGEGVTSVKPGDKVLLLCVPQCGKCIFCLNPESNFCLKAHFHESQCVLPDKTTRFTCKGKQIHHFMWVSTFAEYTVVPDYAVAKIDAAAPLDKVCLLACGFSTGYGAAINTAKVKPGSTCAVFGLGGVGLSVVMGCKAAGASRIIAVDVNKDKFAKAKELGATDCISPQDFKKPIHEVLIEMTGYGADYTFEAVGKQETLAAAMTSCNVSTGTCIMAGDPEAGSMLTIDPMLLLSGRAWKGSMLGGWKMRDSASKLVSSYLEKKFNLDVLITHTLPFPKVSEGLELLRAGKSIRTVLLF; encoded by the exons ATGCAGTGTAATTGCCTCTGTTGCTTCCAGGTGATCAGATGCAAAGCTGCTGTTGCCTGGGCCGTGGGCAAACCACTCTCTGTGGAGGAAGTGGAGGTTGCACCCCCAAAGGCAGGTGAAGTCCGTGTCAAG ATGGTGGCAACTGGCATATGTCGCACAGATGAAAACCTTCGGCAAGGTCTCTTTCCCAATATAGATTTCCCAGTTATCCCAGGCCATGAAGGAGCAGGGCTTGTGGAAAGCATTGGAGAAGGAGTGACCTCTGTGAAACCAG GTGACAAAGTCCTTCTCCTTTGTGTTCCTCAATGTGGAAAATGCATCTTCTGCCTGAATCCTGAGTCCAACTTCTGCCTGAAGGCTCA CTTCCATGAATCACAGTGTGTGCTACCTGACAAGACCACTCGGTTCACTTGCAAAGGGAAGCAGATCCACCACTTCATGTGGGTCAGCACCTTTGCAGAATACACTGTGGTCCCAGACTATGCTGTTGCCAAGATCGATGCTGCTGCACCTCTAGACAAAgtctgcttgcttgcttgtggGTTTTCCACAGGATATGGGGCTGCCATCAACACTGCCAAG GTAAAACCAGGCTCCACCTGCGCTGTCTTTGGCCTGGGAGGAGTTGGCCTCTCTGTTGTCATGGGCTGCAAGGCAGCCGGAGCTTCCCGCATCATTGCCGTTGATGTCAACAAGGACAAGTTTGCCAAGGCCAAGGAGCTGGGAGCCACCGACTGCATCAGCCCTCAAGACTTCAAGAAACCCATCCACGAGGTGCTCATTGAGATGACAGGCTATGGTGCAGACTACACCTTTGAGGCTGTTGGGAAACAAGAGACCTTG GCTGCTGCCATGACTTCCTGCAATGTGAGCACTGGCACATGCATAATGGCTGGTGATCCTGAAGCTGGTTCAATGCTTACGATTGATCCTATGCTTCTGCTGAGTGGGCGTGCATGGAAAGGGTCTATGCTTGGAG GGTGGAAGATGAGAGATTCTGCCTCCAAATTAGTTTCCAGCTATTTGGAGAAGAAATTCAACTTGGACGTGCTAATCACCCACACGCTGCCCTTCCCTAAAGTCAGCGAGGGACTGGAGTTGTTACGTGCAGGAAAAAG CATTCGCACCGTCCTGCTCTTCTGA